Below is a window of bacterium DNA.
ATACCAAAACGATTACGAAATTCACGCAACTCGTCTTCGTTCATCTTTTTTTGCTGATGTGTAATATTTTTACCTTCGCCCGATTCGCCCAATCCATAACCTTTAATTGTTTTAGCCAAAATAACGGTAGGTGCGCCTTTATGCTCTACGGCCTGTTTATAGGCCGCATAAATTTTCCCAGGCTCGTGGCCCCCACGTCTTAATCTGCGCACTTCATCATCGGTTAAATGCGCCACCATGTTTTTTAAATTTTCGGAGGCTCCAAAAAAATGATCGCGAATATAAGCCCCACTTTCCACCACATATTTTTGATACTGCCCATCCACCACCTCGTTCATACGCCGCTTCAGTTCGCCCGTTTCATCTTTTTCTAAAAGAGGATCCCAATCGTAACCCCAAATCACTTTAATCACATTCCAGCCCGCTCCGCGAAAGGCAGCCTCTAACTCTTGAATAATTTTCCCATTGCCGCGCACGGGGCCATCTAAACGTTGCAAATTACAGTTCACCACAAAAATAAGATTATCCAGTTTTTCGCGTGATGCGAGCGTAATAGCCCCCAAAGCTTCGGGTTCATCGGTTTCGCCATCGCCCAAAAAAGCCCACACTTTAGAGCTATCTTTGGGCTTTAAGCCACGATCCTCCAAATAGCGCATAAAACGCGCCTGATAGATGGCCGTAATAGGGCCAATACCCATAGACACCGTGGGGAACTCCCAAAAATTGGGCATAAGCCAGGGATGAGGGTACGACGATAATCCTCCACCTTTGTGAAGCTCCAACCTAAAATGATTAATATCACGCTCGGAAAGACGGCCTTCCAAAAAAGCCCGGGCATAAATACCGGGAGCAACATGGCCTTGAATATAGAGAAGATCGCGGTTGAGCCCTTGGTTTCCTTTGCGAAAAAAATGATTAAACCCTACTTCGTAAAGAGTGGCCGACGACGCATAGGATGAGATATGCCCGCCAATCCCCTGATGCTGACGATTAGCCCGCACCACCATGGCCATGGCATTCCAGCGGATAAGGCTACGAATACGCCATTCCAGTTCACCGTTACCCGGATAAGCCGGTTCTTCGTTTTGAGGTATGGTATTGATATAGGGGGTATTAGCGCTAAACGGGAGACGCACGCCCTTATTGTAGGAGCGCTGCATCAGCTCTTCCAGCACACGTCGGGCGCGGATAGGACCAGCTGTGGCTAAAAGATCATCAAAAGACTCCAGCCAATCGGCTATATCCAGTGCTTCTTCCTCAGGATTATAATCATCCTCCGTCACACATCCCCCTTATTCATGAAACCAAAAGTGTATCATTAATATGGGGCTTGGCCCAATGGAAAAAATGGGGAATTTTAGGGGGTTAGGGAGGGGGGTGGGTGGATTTTAACGATACCCTTGATCAAGATCGTAACCCTCGCACTTGTCCTACAGACAAGTACATATTTTTTCTAGTTTTCTAGCAGCGCCTTACAGGCGCCGCTATAAAACAAGAAAATAGTGGAACCAGCGCCAAAGGCGCGTTGAGGCGAGGCTCCAATCCGGCTTTGCCGGTTGGAGGGGCGACCGTGTAACGGTACCCGAAGGGTGCGCGACACCTTATTACTTGTCCGTAGGACAAGTACCATTGTTTTCTAAGTTTCTAGCAGCGCCTTACAGGCGCCGCTATAAACCAAGAAAACAATGGAGCCACCCACCGGGATCGAACCGGTGACCTACGCATTACGAATGCGCCGCTCTACCAACTGAGCTAGGGTGGCCTAAAGACGTAAAAGTATATTCAACAGAAGCCTTTCTGCGTCAACCGTTTTATCTTCTACTTGATCTATTCCTTATCCTCTATTACTTCCTATATTTATGTCTCAAGCATTTGACGAACTTTTAGCTGTTATGCACAAATTGCGCTCTCCGGGCGGTTGTCCGTGGGATGCCAAACAAACCCACAAGTCTATTTTGCCCTACCTCATTGAAGAATGTTACGAAGTGGTAGATGCCATTGAAAGAAATGACTCAGCAGATTTAAAAGAAGAACTGGGCGACTTACTCCTGCAGGTTGTATTTCATGCCGAAATGGCCTCAGAAAATGGCAACTTTACCATTGAAGATGTAGCACTGGGTATTTCTCAAAAACTTATCCGCCGCCACCCACATGTTTATGGCAATACCGTTGTTAATAACGCCGGTGAAGTTGTTAAAAACTGGGATGCCATCAAAAACGAAGAAAAAAAGCATCAAAAACAAGAGTCTGTATTAGATAGCGTACCACGAGCTTTTCCAGCCCTCATGGAAGCCCAAAAAATCTCTAAAAAAGCAGCCAAAACAGGGTTTGACTGGAAAAAGCCAGAAGATGTTTTTAAAAAAATAAACGAAGAAACAGCAGAAGTTAAAAAAGCTATTAAAAGAAAAAACAAAAAAAATATTGAAGAAGAAGTAGGCGACCTTTTGTTTTGCCTGGTAAATCTGGCTCGCAAGTTAAAAGTAGATCCCGAAATGGCCCTGCGTAAAACAAACGCTAAATTTAGAAAACGTTTTTTAAAAATGGAAAAAGCCGCTTCTAAAAAAGGTAAAAAACTTGAAAGTTTTTCGTTAAAAGATTTAGATAATTTGTGGGAGAAAGCTAAAAAATGAAAGCCTTTGTTTTTCTTTTGCTACTCCTCTCGCCATTTGTGCAAGCTCAAACGCCCCTTTCTGCTCCTGCTCCAGAGGCAACTACGGCCACAATCCCTCTTTCGCATCTTTTTATTTTTACAAATGCCGACGAAGCAAATCGGTTTTTAATTTTTACCGCTCAAAAAAAATATCCCGAAGCTATGGCTCTTTTAGGGACTATCAAACCTAAACTGACTTCTCCCATAGCTCAAAGCACGCTTTCTATTTTATTGGGTATAACCGCAATCAGCAATCATGATCTCCCGGGTGCTGAAATCTTTTTTAAAGAAGCCCTGCGCATAAACCCTCAGCTATCCGAAATTGCCGGCCTTATGCTTGCACGTACATTAAAACTGCAAAATCGTTGGGACGAAGCCTATAAAGCACTCCCCGCCGCAACCGATTTAAAACGTAAACTAGACAACGATTTATTTTGGGAAAAAATTGAAATTTTAATTGGGTTAAAAGATGCCACTACACTTGCTACTCTGGCTGTTCACGAAAAAGAAAACGCTAAAGATGATGATGAGCTTTTAAAAATCACCTATTACAAAGGACTTTACCATTTAAATACCAATCATCAGAAAACCGCATTTGATCTTTGGAAAGGTTTACTCCTTAAAAAACCTGCAAGCCCATTTGAAGAAAATATTTTTCTGGCAGTTATTAAAAGCGGAACCCCTATAGATGAATTTTTAAACGATGACGAATGGCTATTACGAGCTAAAACATTGGTTGATAATGGAATGGCTTATTTAGCCTTACCCATTTATGCCCGCCTAGCACCCAAACGACCATCACTCGATTTAGCTTACGCCGAAACAGCTTTTAAAAGCCGTGAATATGTGAAGGCCGCCCAATTGTATCAGCAATTATGGGATCATCCTAAACCCGGGCAAAATCGCTCCGAAATTTTAAACAAACTCACTTCCAGCTATGGCCGATCCGATCAATTTGACCAGGCCATTAAATATAACAAACTCCGTTTTAAAATGGATGATAAGGATGACTCGCCCGATGCGGCCCCCGGCAAACTTGCTTTTCTGTTTTTTGACAAAGGTGATTATAAAAAAGCCATGACAGCCTATGAATCTCTCCTTAAAAAGGCTGGCGGCAAAAATTTTGAAAGTTACTTATGGAAACATTTTTGGTGCGCTTACTTAACAAACGATCTTAAAAAAGCACAAAGTGATATTGTACAGCTTGAAAAAATGGCAGGTGATAAAGACGAAAAGCAAAAAGTACAATACTGGACAGCACGCGTTTTGGAACAAACTCAAAAAAAGAACGAGGCCAATCAAATTTACCGTCATTTAGCACAAACATACCCTAACGATTACTACGGTATCCTGTCACAAAAAATATTGGATGCCGGTTTTAATCATTCTCTGTTTCAAATCACATCACCATCGGGCAACATTTACTCGCCTTTTAACCGTCTTAATTTTAACATCCAAATTTTACTGAACACCCAAGATAGCATTGTAAACGCCATTTTGTATTCGCAATTAGGCTTATTATCCTATGCCCGTGAAGAAAGCGAACGCTCTACCCTACTTAACGAACAAGCAGGAATAGACAACACACCCTATTATTTACTCACACAAAATTATTCCAAAATGCATGCCGTAGGCGCCACACTGGTGAAAGTAAACAACGAACCGTTTGGAAATAAAGCCTGGAAATTTTCCTACCCACGCGCCTTTCAGCTTTGGGTGATGCTGGAAGGAAAAGAACGCGATGTACATCCCTTCTTAATTTGGGCTCTCATGCGTCAAGAATCGGGCTTTAGGCCTGGCATTGTCTCGCCGGCCGATGCTATTGGGCTCATGCAAATTATTCCACAAACAGGTCGCGAATTGGCAAAGGAGCTATCCGATTTTGATTTTCATCATGACGATTTAAAGGATGCCTATACCAATATACGCTATGGAACCCAGTATATTCATGACCGTTTAACAGAATTTAAAAACATGCCTTATGCCATTGCCAGCTACAACGCCGGCCCTAATGCCGTAAACCGCTGGAAGCGCTGGGGCGACAAACTGGCACATGATGAATTTATTGAACTTATTCCATATACCGAAACCAATAATTATGTAAAAAAAGTGTTGAGGAATTATTGGATTTATAAAAGACTCTACGGCAAATGAAAGCCCTTCTCCTTATAGCGCACGGTTCGCCTCGCACTCAGGCCAATGACGATTTTATCAAGCTTGCTTTATCGGTTCAAAAGTTAACACCGCAATTTTGTGTAGAAGCCTGTTTTTTAGATTCGGCGGTTCCTTCCATTCCCACCGCTCTTAAAAAGCTGATAGATCAAAAAATTACTGAAATAAAAGTGCTCCCCTACTTTTTAGTAGAAGGAAAACATATTACCACCGATATCCCCCAAATTTTAGAGCGCGAAAAAGAAAATTATCCCCATTTAAAAATAGACCTACTTAAACATTTTGGCAGCATGGAAACCATCCCGCAATTAATTGCAAGCCTAATCCATTCCTAAGCGTCCCAAACGTCCCGATTTTTGCGAAAGACGGTACATAAAAGTAAAAAAGAAAGAACCCAACACAAAATAAACCACATTACACAAAAAGGCTTTGGCGAGCATCACTGCATCCATTTGACCTGTAGCCACAACGCTGCGCATCCCCTCAAAAACATAAGTGCTGGGCAGTAACCACGACACATGCTGCAACCAGGCAGGCAAAACCGAAACAGGATAATAAATGGCCGAGAGCGGCTGCACCAAAAAGGGAATCCCCCAAATAAGAGCTTCTACCGCATGACCCCAACGCAAAAGTAAACCGGAAGTAAAAAGCCCCAAAGCCCAGCCAAACAAAAGAAGATTGGCCAAAAATGGAATGATGTAAAAACCCAAAGTATCAATAAAATGAAAATGATACAAAAAAAGAGCCAGCACCGACAAAATACATACAATAATGAGCGTTTTCATCATTCCATAAATAAACGTAGATGTAATCCACTCCCACAAGCGTAAAGGCGAAATTAGTAAATTAAAAATATTGTGTGTCCAAATATCTTCCACAAACGAAAGCGACACCCCTTGCTGCGAGCGGTAAAGTAAATCCCAAAAAATAACAGCAGCAAAAACCGACACAATAATTTTAGGCAAATCACCGGTTCCCACGCGCTGAATATACAGCACCAAATAACCCCACACCAAAAGCTCCATAACAGGCCAAAACACAAGCTCCAACGAACGCGATACACTGCGCTTATGCACATATAAATAGCGCAAAATCATATAGCGAATACGCAATAGCGAACTCATGAATGCCTCACTAACTTAATAAACACTTCGTCTAAAGTACTACAACCGTGAGCTTTTACAATTTCATCACTAGTACCTTCGGCAATTTTACGACCATGATTAATAAAAATTATACGATCACAAACCTCGTCTATTTCAGCCATATTGTGCGAGGTGTAAATCATAGACACCCTTTTTTCGTTTTGAATTTTTTTAATGATTTGACGTACTTTATCGGCCATATCGGGATCAAGACTTGCTGTAGGTTCATCCAACAAAAGAATTTCGGGATCATTTAAAAAACACTTACACAAATTAACGCGTGTTTTTTCTCCGGCCGAAAGCGCTCCGTTTAACCTTTTGGCCAAATACTCAATTTCAAAAAGCGATAAGAGCTCATCTATTTTTTGCTGTTTCTTATGCACTCCGTACAAACCGGCAAAAATAGTGAGGCTTTCGTACACTTTTAAATTGCTAGGAAGGCTTACATAAGCCGATGAAAAGTTGATACGCTGGGAAATACGGTGCCGCTCCTTAAAAGGAGACATACCCAAAACCTCTACTTGTCCGGCTGTGGGTGTAAGAATACCCAAAAAAATATGCATAGCCGTGGTTTTGCCGGCCCCGTTAGGGCCCAATAGGCCCAGTACTTCGCCTTTCTTTAAAACCATCGATAAATCATCTAAAGCAATATCGGCTTTACCAAATTTTTTGGATAAATTAGAAGCTTGAATCAAAAAATCCATAGTGTATTGTCACAATATTTCATAATTTGAAGAGAGAGTCTATTTTGAAAAAGGCCCACACAACATTTGTTTCGTTTGAATCCCGCATGGCCCTAGCCGTCACGCGCGACATGGAAAAACGGGGAGTTACTATTATATCGGCCCCAACCCTAAAAGAAGTGCCACTTACCCATAACAAGGCCGTTTTTGATTTTTACACAAATCTTTGTAAGGGAGAATTTGACATCACCATTCTCCTCACCGGAGTTGCCACCCGAACCTTGGTGGAAACGCTAGAAACCAAATTTGATCACAATTCCATTATTGAAACGCTAAAAACAAAAACAAAAATTGTGGTACGCGGCCCTAAACCCACCGCCGTTTGTAAACGCTGGGATATCCCTATTTATTTAACAGCTCCCGAACCCAACACCTGGCGCGACGTTATTCATATTCTTAAAAACAACAACGCCATCAATAATAAAAAAATCGCACTTTTGGAATATGGAGAAAGTAATCAGGAACTCATAGATGAGCTCACAAAAAACGGAGCCACTGTCACTCCCGTTAAAGCCTATGCCTGGGATTTGCCCGACGATTTAACCCCACTAAAAAATGCCATCACCTCTATAGCTGCCGGCGATGTGGATGTAGCGCTCTTTACCAGCGCGTCACAGGTGGTTCATCTTTTAAAAGTAGCCAAAGACATGGGGCTAGAAATGCCGCTACGCAAAGCTTTTTACAATATTGCCATTGGTTCCATTGGTCCAGTAGCGAGCGAAACGCTTGCTAAAAACCAACTTTTTGCCGATTTTGAAGTGTTTCCCAACAAGCTCAATACACTTTTAGAAAAAGCCGTGGCCGATGGCCCTGCACTCGCTCTTGAAAAGCAAAGCCGTCAGGCTAAACGTTATGCACGCGCAGAACTAGCTTCTTCGGTAGCGGGGCCTGAAGAATCATTGCTGATGAATGCCCTTCACTTAAAAACCACACCCACTATTCCCGTATGGCTCATGCGCCAGGCTGGCCGCTACATGGCCGAATACCAGGGCATCCGCAGCGGGCTTAATTTTAAAGATTTTTGCAAAAACACCGATAAAACTATTACAGCAACACTCGATGCCGCCGACCGTTTGGGTGTAGATGCCGCCATTATTTTTTCGGATATTTTATTAATTTTGGAACCCATGGGGTTGGAACTTGATTATTTAGAAAGCAAAGGCCCAGTGATTGCCAATCCTATCCGTGATCAGATGGATGTGGACCGCTTAAAAACGGTAAATACCAAAACCAGCATGCCCTGGTTATTAGAGTCTATACGCGATACTAAAAAAGCACTTAAACCCTACATTCCCCTCTTAGGTTTTTGCGGAGCGCCCTTTACCATGGCCTCGTACATGATTGAAGGCGGCTCTTCTAAACAATTTATTAAAACTAAAAAACTGATGCACAATAGTCCCAAGCTGTGGCATCAGTTGATGGAGTTTTTAGTAATCAATCATATTGGATATTTAAAGGCACAAATAGAGGCAGGCGCCGATGCTGTACAAATATTTGATAGCTGGGCCGGCCAATTAACACCGGAAGACTATCGTGAATATGTACTACCTCACTCGCGTGAACTAATTGCCTCGCTTCCTCCTGCAACACCTGTTATTCATTTTGGCTCTTTTACTCAGGCCATGTTGTCCGATGTAGTAAAGGCGGGGGGAACCTGTATTTCGCTTGATTGGCGTATTAATTTAGCCGAAGCTTTAAAAATTATCCCCCAGTCTTTTTCCATCCAAGGTAATTTAGACCCGGTTCTTCTTTTCTCAAAACCTGAGGTTTTCCTTAAAGAAACAGCCCGTATTTTACAAACGGTACAAGGTCGTCCTGGCTTTATTTTTAATTTGGGTCATGGTATTCTGCCCGAAACGCCGGTAGACCATGTGATGGCACTGGTGGATTATGTACACCAGTGGGGGAAACAATGAGCATTCATCATTTGGCCATACAAACAAGTAACAATTTAGAAACACTTAAAGATTTCTATCAAAACGTTTTAGAACTCCCCTTGTTTCAAATTCAAAAAGCACCCGACGATAAAGTACGTGCCTATTGGTTTGAATTAAATCCCGGCGTTCTCATGCTAGAAATAAACCCCGATATGCCTAAAGTGGCTAGAGGTCGCCATATTGTTATTTTTAATACCACACCCGAAGAACGCAAAGATCTGGAAGAAAAACTACAGAAAAAGAACGTTGTTATTACTAACCGTACCGATTTTACTTTTTATTTTAAAGATCCCGACGGCAACACCCTGGGCTTTTCACATTACCCTCACAAATGAATAAGGCCGATGTCATTATTGTGGGAGGCGGGGCAGCAGGTCTTTTTTGCGCCATCACAGCAGCCAAAAGAGGTAAAAAAGCAATTGTATTGGAACACAACGAGCGCATCGGGAAGAAAATCCTTATCTCGGGTGGTGGACGTTGTAATTTTACCAATACCGGCGCCACACCCAAAAACTATCTCTCGCAAAATCCTTCATTTTGCATCTCGGCCCTCTCCCGCTTTACACCGGCAAATTTTTTGGAACTCATTCACAAACATCACATTGACTACTTTGAAAAAAAAGACGGTCAATTATTTTGCCAAACATCCTCTAAACTCATTGTGGAAATGCTAGAAAACGAATGCCACGATGCGGGAGTTACTGTTATGACGGGGATAGAGATAAATACCATTACCAAACCAGATTCGTTTTTTATTAAAACCAAAAACGAATATTTTAAAGCAGACAAAATAGTGATTGCCTGCGGGGGTCTTTCACTTAAAAAACTGGGAGCCACCCCTTTTGGTTATATAGTAGCTAAAGACTTTGGTCACACACTTATCCCTTCTCGCGCAGGCCTGGTACCGCTCACCTGGAATCAAAGCGACTTTAAAAAATATACGGCACTTGCCGGTATTAGCACTCCGGTGCGGGGCACTGTAAATAAACAAAGTTTTGAGGAAAGCCTGTTGTTTACCCACAAAGGTTTAAGCGGCCCTGCACTTTTGCAAATTAGCTCGTACTGGAATGAGGGTGATACCGTAGAAATTGATTTTTTACCGCAAGAAAAATGGGATACTCTCATCACACAAGCTCGCACTGCTCATGCGCGACAAACCGTTAAAAATTGGCTCAAATCTTTTTTTCCAGAACGCCTGGCCGAAGTTTTTAATAATGAATTAGCTCTTTCTAAAAACTTGGCCGATTTAAATAAAGCAGACATGGAAAAACTTCAAAATTTTTTGACACGCTTTCCCTTTAAACCCATGGGAACCGAGGGTTACACCACAGCCGAAGTAACATTAGGTGGTGTAGACACTACCGAACTTTCGTCTAAAACAATGGAATCGCTTAAAACATCGGGGCTTTATTTTATTGGTGAAGTTGTGGATGTAACAGGCTGGTTGGGTGGTTATAATTTTCAATGGGCTTGGGCGTCTGGTTTTGCCGCAGGAAATGCTGTTTAAGATACCATCTGCCCCACGCATTCTACCCAACGCGGATGATCGTTTAGCGAAGGCACAAGCACCAAATCCTCTCCCCCATGCTGTAAAAATAGTTCCCGATTACGAATAGACATTTCTTCTAACGTTTCTAAACAATCGGCAACAAACGAGGGTGAAAATACCAGTAATTTTTTAACACCCCTTTTGGCCAGCTCTTGAATAACCACATCGGTATAAGGCTTAATCCAGGGGGTGCGCCCCAAACGCGACTGAAAACAAATGGTATATTGTTCGGGCTTAAGCCCCAGTGAAACAGCTAGCATTTTAGCTGTTGCCACACTTTGCGCGCGGTAACAGGTTTTAAGACGCACGCCGGGCAAATCACAGCAGTTATCGCGTGTTAAACAATACGCCTCGTTTTTAGGCTCTAGCTTTTTTAAATGTCTCTCGGGCAAACCATGAAAACTAAAAATAACATGATCGGGCTTTGTAGATAGAAAATAGGGGCCGCCCACTTCACTAAACGCCTTGATAAAAAGAGGATGATGGAAAAAGGCCTCCTTAAAATTAACCGGGATCGTGACCTTCAGCTTTTTTATAAGACGATTTACTTCATCCAGTGAACTTTGTGTGGAAGAAAGAGCATATTGGGGATATAGCGGCAATACTGTAAGACTTGTAATCTTTTTTTGTAAAAGTTCGTTTAAAGCGTTTTCAATAGAGGGATTGCCATAACGCATACCTAAACTAACAGCAAAAGTATCGCCCAGGTAAGTTTGAACTTTTTGAGCCAATTTTTGAGAATGAACCACAAGAGGTGAACCTTCATTCGTCCAAATCGACTGATATTGTGCCGCACTTTTAGGCGAGCGGAATGGCGCAATAATACCGTTAACCAACAGCCAACGGCCAATGGGATTTATATCAATCACCTGCGGATCCATTAAAAACTCACGCAGATATTTTTTAACAGCAGGCGTGGTAGGCGCATCGGGTGTGCCTAAGTTTATAAGAAGAATTCCTTTCATGGCTTAAGCACCACCAGTAAAATAATCATAATTAAAAATAAAGTGGGCACTTCATTAATAATACGGCATGCCTTTTCGGACAGAAAAAATTTTTTACGCTCAAATTTTACATGAACAATATGACAAAATATTTGATAGGCAACAAGACTTGCCACCCCCACTAGTTTATACCTTAGCCAATGTTGCTGTAAGAACTGCGGGTTTAAATACACAAGCCAGCCTCCAAAAAAAACAGTAAGCAACATTGCCGGATGCATAATATAACATAGGAGCTTATGCTCCATAACTTGATAAACAGCCGCTAATTTGGAATCGTCTTTATATTTAACGTGATACACAAAAAGTCTAAAAATATAAAAAAGCCCAGCAAACCAGGCCACCATAAAAATAAGATGAAAGGCTTTTATCCAAAGATACATTTATACCGTCCTCGAAAAAGTAGGATTCTTCTTTCCAGCCTGAATATCCTCTAAATACGGGTCAAAATTCATGGCAATGTTGCGCAAAAATAAAAAACCCGCACCTTGTACTTCCAAATGATGATCATCTAATACCAGTAATCCATCTTTAACAAAAGAATCTAATTTTTTTAACCCCTCTGCAAAATACTTTTTTGAATCAATCCCCCACTCTTTATCAAAATCCTCAAAATTAATATAACCATGACACATGACATGGGTAATAAAATCGCGATGCAGATGGTCATCGCGAGACAAAAGAAAACCGCGGATAGACGTAAGCAAACCCATCTTCACTTTTTCATCATAACTTTTTAAAACTTTATCGTTTTGAAAAAAATTGCCGTTTACAAACGAAATACTGCTTACACCAAAACCAATCTGATGAGAATCTGCTCGTGTA
It encodes the following:
- the mazG gene encoding nucleoside triphosphate pyrophosphohydrolase, which produces MSQAFDELLAVMHKLRSPGGCPWDAKQTHKSILPYLIEECYEVVDAIERNDSADLKEELGDLLLQVVFHAEMASENGNFTIEDVALGISQKLIRRHPHVYGNTVVNNAGEVVKNWDAIKNEEKKHQKQESVLDSVPRAFPALMEAQKISKKAAKTGFDWKKPEDVFKKINEETAEVKKAIKRKNKKNIEEEVGDLLFCLVNLARKLKVDPEMALRKTNAKFRKRFLKMEKAASKKGKKLESFSLKDLDNLWEKAKK
- a CDS encoding transglycosylase SLT domain-containing protein — encoded protein: MKAFVFLLLLLSPFVQAQTPLSAPAPEATTATIPLSHLFIFTNADEANRFLIFTAQKKYPEAMALLGTIKPKLTSPIAQSTLSILLGITAISNHDLPGAEIFFKEALRINPQLSEIAGLMLARTLKLQNRWDEAYKALPAATDLKRKLDNDLFWEKIEILIGLKDATTLATLAVHEKENAKDDDELLKITYYKGLYHLNTNHQKTAFDLWKGLLLKKPASPFEENIFLAVIKSGTPIDEFLNDDEWLLRAKTLVDNGMAYLALPIYARLAPKRPSLDLAYAETAFKSREYVKAAQLYQQLWDHPKPGQNRSEILNKLTSSYGRSDQFDQAIKYNKLRFKMDDKDDSPDAAPGKLAFLFFDKGDYKKAMTAYESLLKKAGGKNFESYLWKHFWCAYLTNDLKKAQSDIVQLEKMAGDKDEKQKVQYWTARVLEQTQKKNEANQIYRHLAQTYPNDYYGILSQKILDAGFNHSLFQITSPSGNIYSPFNRLNFNIQILLNTQDSIVNAILYSQLGLLSYAREESERSTLLNEQAGIDNTPYYLLTQNYSKMHAVGATLVKVNNEPFGNKAWKFSYPRAFQLWVMLEGKERDVHPFLIWALMRQESGFRPGIVSPADAIGLMQIIPQTGRELAKELSDFDFHHDDLKDAYTNIRYGTQYIHDRLTEFKNMPYAIASYNAGPNAVNRWKRWGDKLAHDEFIELIPYTETNNYVKKVLRNYWIYKRLYGK
- a CDS encoding CbiX/SirB N-terminal domain-containing protein translates to MKALLLIAHGSPRTQANDDFIKLALSVQKLTPQFCVEACFLDSAVPSIPTALKKLIDQKITEIKVLPYFLVEGKHITTDIPQILEREKENYPHLKIDLLKHFGSMETIPQLIASLIHS
- a CDS encoding ABC transporter permease, translated to MSSLLRIRYMILRYLYVHKRSVSRSLELVFWPVMELLVWGYLVLYIQRVGTGDLPKIIVSVFAAVIFWDLLYRSQQGVSLSFVEDIWTHNIFNLLISPLRLWEWITSTFIYGMMKTLIIVCILSVLALFLYHFHFIDTLGFYIIPFLANLLLFGWALGLFTSGLLLRWGHAVEALIWGIPFLVQPLSAIYYPVSVLPAWLQHVSWLLPSTYVFEGMRSVVATGQMDAVMLAKAFLCNVVYFVLGSFFFTFMYRLSQKSGRLGRLGMD
- a CDS encoding ABC transporter ATP-binding protein, which gives rise to MDFLIQASNLSKKFGKADIALDDLSMVLKKGEVLGLLGPNGAGKTTAMHIFLGILTPTAGQVEVLGMSPFKERHRISQRINFSSAYVSLPSNLKVYESLTIFAGLYGVHKKQQKIDELLSLFEIEYLAKRLNGALSAGEKTRVNLCKCFLNDPEILLLDEPTASLDPDMADKVRQIIKKIQNEKRVSMIYTSHNMAEIDEVCDRIIFINHGRKIAEGTSDEIVKAHGCSTLDEVFIKLVRHS
- the hemE gene encoding uroporphyrinogen decarboxylase, yielding MKKAHTTFVSFESRMALAVTRDMEKRGVTIISAPTLKEVPLTHNKAVFDFYTNLCKGEFDITILLTGVATRTLVETLETKFDHNSIIETLKTKTKIVVRGPKPTAVCKRWDIPIYLTAPEPNTWRDVIHILKNNNAINNKKIALLEYGESNQELIDELTKNGATVTPVKAYAWDLPDDLTPLKNAITSIAAGDVDVALFTSASQVVHLLKVAKDMGLEMPLRKAFYNIAIGSIGPVASETLAKNQLFADFEVFPNKLNTLLEKAVADGPALALEKQSRQAKRYARAELASSVAGPEESLLMNALHLKTTPTIPVWLMRQAGRYMAEYQGIRSGLNFKDFCKNTDKTITATLDAADRLGVDAAIIFSDILLILEPMGLELDYLESKGPVIANPIRDQMDVDRLKTVNTKTSMPWLLESIRDTKKALKPYIPLLGFCGAPFTMASYMIEGGSSKQFIKTKKLMHNSPKLWHQLMEFLVINHIGYLKAQIEAGADAVQIFDSWAGQLTPEDYREYVLPHSRELIASLPPATPVIHFGSFTQAMLSDVVKAGGTCISLDWRINLAEALKIIPQSFSIQGNLDPVLLFSKPEVFLKETARILQTVQGRPGFIFNLGHGILPETPVDHVMALVDYVHQWGKQ
- a CDS encoding VOC family protein: MSIHHLAIQTSNNLETLKDFYQNVLELPLFQIQKAPDDKVRAYWFELNPGVLMLEINPDMPKVARGRHIVIFNTTPEERKDLEEKLQKKNVVITNRTDFTFYFKDPDGNTLGFSHYPHK
- a CDS encoding NAD(P)/FAD-dependent oxidoreductase, with the protein product MNKADVIIVGGGAAGLFCAITAAKRGKKAIVLEHNERIGKKILISGGGRCNFTNTGATPKNYLSQNPSFCISALSRFTPANFLELIHKHHIDYFEKKDGQLFCQTSSKLIVEMLENECHDAGVTVMTGIEINTITKPDSFFIKTKNEYFKADKIVIACGGLSLKKLGATPFGYIVAKDFGHTLIPSRAGLVPLTWNQSDFKKYTALAGISTPVRGTVNKQSFEESLLFTHKGLSGPALLQISSYWNEGDTVEIDFLPQEKWDTLITQARTAHARQTVKNWLKSFFPERLAEVFNNELALSKNLADLNKADMEKLQNFLTRFPFKPMGTEGYTTAEVTLGGVDTTELSSKTMESLKTSGLYFIGEVVDVTGWLGGYNFQWAWASGFAAGNAV
- the hemH gene encoding ferrochelatase, with amino-acid sequence MKGILLINLGTPDAPTTPAVKKYLREFLMDPQVIDINPIGRWLLVNGIIAPFRSPKSAAQYQSIWTNEGSPLVVHSQKLAQKVQTYLGDTFAVSLGMRYGNPSIENALNELLQKKITSLTVLPLYPQYALSSTQSSLDEVNRLIKKLKVTIPVNFKEAFFHHPLFIKAFSEVGGPYFLSTKPDHVIFSFHGLPERHLKKLEPKNEAYCLTRDNCCDLPGVRLKTCYRAQSVATAKMLAVSLGLKPEQYTICFQSRLGRTPWIKPYTDVVIQELAKRGVKKLLVFSPSFVADCLETLEEMSIRNRELFLQHGGEDLVLVPSLNDHPRWVECVGQMVS
- a CDS encoding CopD family protein codes for the protein MYLWIKAFHLIFMVAWFAGLFYIFRLFVYHVKYKDDSKLAAVYQVMEHKLLCYIMHPAMLLTVFFGGWLVYLNPQFLQQHWLRYKLVGVASLVAYQIFCHIVHVKFERKKFFLSEKACRIINEVPTLFLIMIILLVVLKP